The Pecten maximus chromosome 12, xPecMax1.1, whole genome shotgun sequence genome includes a region encoding these proteins:
- the LOC117340075 gene encoding uncharacterized protein LOC117340075 has protein sequence MWRILLSGCYLWCLLRPGSTLMVPNQQRADLNAAIRQPLLQQATMVQGIVSDITNCQNKISQKYHQCALCLKGIYTERYPTEVLSTEDALMFLCFYTGVKYETCQIILNPERIILELRNRASKNVQHEPFSELKPPKDAELMLHAFQNIQSERRAFEAAANIRKTVTEAEMSLQTPKEKARAKRWIPFLKMMKAPRHSNHTFTRVAASYMEKYLNRKRIDLKPIVKRTRKTAAHRGKRGVNRDGFLRMIPNCKTVRYAIMNFMRNMSLDKNQRATKRIPFVKMTKAPRDYNSSFTQKHTSYMDRYLNRKIIGMKPILKRTRTSAHFRGKRWINLISGAPSGKNIGNAITNMMGNIQKHASFSNSGIQCNDGKCKQIISDCAALSFPDPTKNMILNVCGQRTQRSIDDISKRLKSMKEILHALTTHLDFI, from the exons ATGTGGCGAATTCTGCTGTCAGGGTGTTATTTGTGGTGTCTGCTGAGACCGGGTTCAACATTGATGGTCCCGAATCAACAACGCGCAG ACTTAAACGCGGCCATTCGCCAACCCCTTTTGCAACAAGCAACCATGGTTCAGGGAATCGTCTCTGACATCACCAACTGTCAAAACAAGATCAGCCAAAAGTACCATCAGTGCGCCCTGTGTCTGAAAGGCATATATACAGAACG ATATCCGACAGAAGTTCTGTCAACCGAAGATGCGCTCATGTTCCTCTGTTTTTATACCGGCGTAAAATACGAAACATGTCAGATAATTCTAAATCCTGAACGAATAATTTTGGAATTACGCAATCGAGCATCAAAGAATGTACAGCATGAACCGTTTTCCGAGCTCAAACCCCCCAAGGATGCTGAACTAATGTTACACGCTTTCCAAAATATCCAGAGTGAGCGACGGGCTTTTGAGGCGGCTGCTAATATACGGAAAACTGTCACCGAAGCGGAAATGTCCCTCCAGACGCCAAAGG AAAAAGCCAGGGCAAAACGATGGATCCCGTTCTTAAAGATGATGAAGGCCCCAAGACATAGCAACCACACATTTACTAGAGTGGCTGCTTCCTATATGGAGAAATATCTGAACAGAAAAAGAATTG ATCTGAAGCCAATCGTGAAACGAACAAGGAAAACTGCAG CTCATAGAGGAAAGCGAGGGGTAAATCGGGATGGATTTCTTAGGATGATTCCAAATTGTAAAACAGTCAGATATGCCATAATGAATTTTATGAGAAATATGTCGTTGGACA AAAACCAAAGGGCAACAAAACGGATCCCGTTCGTAAAGATGACGAAGGCCCCAAGGGATTACAACAGCTCGTTTACTCAAAAGCATACTTCCTATATGGATAGATATCTGAACAGAAAAATAATTG GTATGAAGCCAATCTTGAAACGGACAAGGACTTCTG CACACTTTAGAGGAAAACGATGGATTAATCTGATCAGTGGTGCTCCAAGTGGTAAAAACATCGGTAACGCCATTACGAATATGATGGGAAATATACAGAAGCATGCCTCATTCAGCA ATTCGGGAATCCAATGTAACGACGGGAAATGTAAACAGATTATATCTGATTGTGCTGCCTTGTCGTTTCCAGATCCTAccaaaaacatgatattaaacG TTTGTGGACAAAGGACTCAACGCAGCATAGACGATATCAGCAAACGTTTGAAGAGTATGAAGGAGATACTACATGCTTTAACAACTCACTTAGATTTCATATAA